In a single window of the Gemmatimonadota bacterium genome:
- a CDS encoding YicC family protein has translation MIASMTGFGKGVAEGEVGRVIVEMRSVNGRYGDVMVRMPRSLSELESRIKERVLSVFTRGRLDVSITLQDAASEQGLPVLKPEVLAAYLKGIEEIRADISGDIDLMQIAQLPQLFTFEVPELDSEALWKVVSVALCQAIDACRAMCLAEGEKLARDLRTRISVLDEFLQRVEALAPERVETVRTRLEEKLAQLLTPEQIDESRLLMEIALLADRSDITEECVRFHSHNAQFLGMLDRSEAVGRRLNFLLQEMLREANTMGSKAGDATIAHVVVDIKEEIEKLKEQVQNIE, from the coding sequence ATGATCGCCAGCATGACCGGTTTTGGAAAGGGGGTTGCAGAAGGGGAAGTGGGCCGCGTTATTGTTGAAATGCGGTCGGTCAATGGACGCTATGGCGATGTGATGGTACGCATGCCCCGTTCTTTGTCTGAACTTGAGTCTCGCATCAAAGAACGCGTTTTATCGGTCTTTACGAGAGGGCGTCTCGATGTAAGTATCACCTTGCAGGATGCTGCATCAGAGCAAGGTCTTCCCGTACTCAAGCCCGAAGTGCTAGCCGCATATCTCAAGGGGATTGAGGAAATTCGCGCGGATATATCGGGCGATATCGATTTGATGCAAATTGCCCAATTGCCTCAATTATTCACATTTGAAGTTCCCGAACTCGATTCTGAAGCCCTCTGGAAAGTGGTATCTGTTGCACTCTGTCAAGCCATTGACGCCTGTCGGGCCATGTGCCTGGCAGAAGGTGAAAAACTCGCCCGTGATCTCCGCACGCGCATTTCAGTACTCGACGAATTTCTCCAGCGCGTCGAAGCACTCGCACCCGAGCGTGTAGAAACTGTTCGAACGCGGTTAGAGGAAAAATTGGCGCAATTATTAACACCTGAACAAATTGATGAGAGCAGGTTGTTAATGGAAATTGCTCTCTTAGCTGACCGCAGCGACATAACAGAAGAATGTGTGCGTTTTCACAGTCACAACGCGCAGTTTCTCGGGATGCTCGATCGCAGTGAAGCGGTTGGTCGGCGTCTCAATTTTTTGCTGCAAGAAATGCTCAGGGAAGCCAATACTATGGGATCCAAAGCGGGTGATGCGACGATAGCCCATGTGGTCGTGGATATCAAAGAAGAAATTGAAAAACTCAAAGAACAGGTTCAAAACATTGAGTAA
- a CDS encoding guanylate kinase, producing MIKSEETDIERIRQKLSNNPAAFAVVVAGPSGVGKTSMCQEVLRADSSVRRCVTTTTRPPRDDEIQGVARHFVTVAQFESMQTRGDFIESAEVHGHLYGATFDAVAEALCGGHVMLMDVDVQGVAAWKKVLGDRCVTVFVVPPSLDVLAKRLNARQSESASDFRLRMENAVSELVHAKNSDYVVVNDELEQAIADLLAIIRAERQRTRRICLRRLSL from the coding sequence ATGATTAAATCAGAAGAAACTGATATTGAACGGATTCGGCAAAAGTTGAGCAATAATCCCGCCGCATTTGCCGTGGTCGTCGCCGGGCCATCGGGAGTTGGAAAAACGTCGATGTGCCAGGAGGTTTTGCGTGCAGATTCAAGCGTCCGGCGCTGTGTGACGACAACGACGCGACCACCACGCGATGACGAAATACAGGGTGTTGCCCGTCATTTTGTGACAGTTGCACAATTTGAATCCATGCAAACGCGAGGCGATTTTATCGAATCTGCCGAAGTACATGGACATCTTTACGGCGCGACATTCGACGCGGTTGCAGAAGCTCTGTGCGGTGGACATGTGATGTTGATGGATGTAGATGTGCAAGGCGTGGCCGCGTGGAAAAAAGTCTTGGGAGATCGCTGCGTGACCGTATTTGTCGTGCCGCCATCTCTCGATGTGCTTGCGAAGCGCCTCAATGCACGGCAGTCTGAAAGTGCTTCGGACTTTCGATTGCGTATGGAAAATGCCGTTTCTGAACTCGTTCACGCAAAAAACAGCGATTACGTCGTCGTAAATGACGAATTGGAACAGGCTATCGCCGATTTGCTCGCTATTATTCGCGCAGAGCGCCAGCGCACACGGCGGATATGTTTGCGTCGCTTGAGTCTCTAA
- the coaBC gene encoding bifunctional phosphopantothenoylcysteine decarboxylase/phosphopantothenate--cysteine ligase CoaBC: MLTGKRILLGVSGGIAAYKSVFLLRLLQNAGAEVRVVMTPAAQKFVQPLTFEALSHHRVYTDLFPSDGDPDVIHVHLGKWADLIIVAPATANCMGKLAHGLADDLLTCALLAAEAPVLLAPAMETQMWERGAVRQNVEFLKKDGYRMVGPGAGALASGAEGMGRMAEPPEIVDEASSMMGATQSLAGKRIVVTAGRTEQPLDPVRFITNRSTGKMGYAIAEQARRRGADVALISGPTELTVPAGVQIESIRTVADLKAATVRAYQHADALIMTAAVLDFRPEHVSKSKIKKRDGGLSLHLLPNEDFLIPLGQNKGERVVIGFAMETDHALENAHKKLHEKNLDLIVLNELNVEGAGFGVDTNVVTFIEPHREPVALPLMSKRDVADHILDWLVSRWESGHG; the protein is encoded by the coding sequence ATGCTGACGGGAAAGAGGATTCTTCTGGGCGTTAGCGGTGGAATTGCCGCCTATAAAAGCGTATTCTTATTGCGCCTTCTTCAGAATGCAGGCGCAGAGGTTCGGGTGGTCATGACACCTGCTGCACAGAAGTTTGTGCAGCCCCTCACTTTTGAAGCACTCTCGCACCATCGCGTCTATACGGATTTGTTTCCTTCGGACGGCGACCCCGATGTTATCCACGTACATTTGGGCAAATGGGCCGATCTAATCATTGTTGCGCCAGCAACTGCAAATTGCATGGGGAAATTGGCCCATGGATTAGCCGACGACCTTTTGACCTGTGCGTTGTTGGCTGCAGAAGCACCTGTTCTACTCGCCCCGGCAATGGAAACCCAAATGTGGGAACGCGGTGCTGTGCGGCAAAATGTCGAGTTCTTAAAAAAAGACGGCTATCGGATGGTTGGGCCGGGAGCGGGAGCGCTCGCCTCGGGTGCCGAGGGAATGGGGCGCATGGCCGAACCCCCTGAGATTGTGGATGAGGCCAGTAGTATGATGGGCGCGACGCAATCGCTTGCCGGCAAGCGCATTGTAGTGACAGCGGGCAGAACCGAACAACCCCTTGATCCCGTGCGCTTTATCACCAATCGCTCAACGGGTAAAATGGGCTACGCCATTGCCGAACAAGCGCGACGCCGAGGGGCTGATGTCGCGTTGATCAGCGGACCGACAGAACTCACCGTCCCCGCCGGTGTACAAATCGAATCTATCCGCACAGTTGCCGACTTAAAAGCAGCGACCGTCCGCGCATATCAGCATGCCGACGCGCTAATTATGACCGCAGCGGTGCTCGATTTTCGCCCCGAACACGTGTCCAAATCAAAAATCAAAAAACGCGATGGCGGTCTTTCGCTTCACCTTCTGCCCAACGAAGATTTTTTAATTCCTCTGGGACAAAACAAGGGAGAGCGAGTCGTAATCGGGTTTGCGATGGAAACCGATCACGCGCTGGAAAATGCCCACAAAAAACTCCACGAGAAAAACCTTGACCTGATTGTGCTGAACGAATTGAATGTGGAAGGTGCGGGGTTTGGCGTCGATACCAATGTCGTGACTTTTATCGAACCCCATCGAGAACCTGTCGCATTGCCTCTAATGTCCAAACGCGATGTGGCAGACCACATTTTGGATTGGCTGGTGTCGCGTTGGGAGAGCGGGCATGGATGA
- a CDS encoding uracil-DNA glycosylase produces MDESSDLLETLALARDFLSREIAYAPASIARMDDRESDTDPLTILDQEACNCQKCGLAQTRTSVVFGSGKTNADLMFIGEAPGAEEDRQGLPFVGAAGQLLTRMIEAMGLTREDVYIANIIKCRPPNNRDPKPDEIAACQPYLLQQIDLIAPVVICTLGRFAVQTLLQTTESMGRLRGKIFEYQGAKLVPTYHPAALLRNAHWKRPAWEDLKLVRKLYDGTKI; encoded by the coding sequence ATGGATGAATCCTCCGATCTGTTGGAAACCCTCGCGCTTGCACGCGATTTTCTATCGCGGGAAATCGCTTATGCACCTGCCTCGATTGCGCGGATGGATGATCGAGAATCGGACACTGATCCCCTGACTATTTTGGATCAAGAGGCTTGCAACTGTCAAAAATGCGGGTTGGCACAAACGCGCACCTCAGTCGTGTTTGGAAGCGGGAAAACTAATGCAGACCTCATGTTTATCGGTGAAGCACCCGGTGCAGAAGAAGACCGGCAAGGTCTGCCTTTTGTAGGGGCTGCCGGACAATTGCTGACGCGAATGATCGAAGCCATGGGTTTGACACGCGAAGATGTCTATATCGCCAACATCATCAAATGCAGGCCCCCCAATAACCGGGACCCCAAACCCGATGAAATTGCTGCCTGTCAGCCTTATCTACTACAACAAATTGACCTGATTGCACCGGTTGTAATCTGTACTTTGGGACGTTTTGCCGTGCAAACCCTGTTGCAAACTACCGAGTCTATGGGGCGTTTGCGGGGAAAAATTTTTGAATACCAGGGCGCGAAATTAGTCCCCACATATCACCCTGCTGCCCTGCTGCGAAATGCACACTGGAAGCGCCCTGCCTGGGAAGACTTGAAACTCGTTCGCAAACTTTACGATGGAACCAAAATCTGA
- the dnaB gene encoding replicative DNA helicase: MASQNPTLNTAERALPQALEVERAVLGAMLIDNMAINRVVEVLGDETAFYHTPHRKVYAAIQSVSERGDPVDQVTLTAELVRRGQLDDVGGVVFIAELASEMATAANAEYHAQIVLEKAQRRRLIDAATQTLTESYEETEDVRELIDRAEQRVFQIAEGELGKGVMPLSSAIEEAYVAIERAHEQPGALTGVTTGYTDLDEITAGLQSSDMIILASRPSMGKTALTLCMARNAAVKGSTPVLYFSLEMSTEQLAQRLLCAEARVSSHRLRTGRLSEEEWQRLSEWTGKLIEAPIYIDDTPAISVMELRAKARRAKSEYNIELIIVDYLQLMTSSENFGSREQEIAYISRSLKALAKELDIPIVACAQLSRAVESRTDKRPQLADLRESGSLEQDADVVMFLFRPEVYGIVDEEGNTQEGRAEIILGKQRSGPIGSVFLIFQAEYLRFEEPEIYREFP; encoded by the coding sequence ATGGCCTCCCAAAATCCAACATTGAACACGGCTGAACGCGCGCTACCCCAGGCCCTCGAAGTCGAACGCGCTGTACTGGGCGCCATGTTAATTGACAATATGGCAATCAATCGCGTAGTGGAAGTATTGGGGGATGAAACGGCTTTTTACCATACGCCACATCGAAAAGTCTATGCGGCAATTCAATCTGTGTCTGAGCGTGGTGATCCCGTCGATCAAGTCACACTGACCGCAGAACTCGTGCGACGAGGACAACTCGACGATGTCGGCGGCGTGGTTTTCATTGCTGAGTTAGCCAGTGAAATGGCGACGGCAGCCAATGCCGAATACCACGCACAGATCGTTTTGGAAAAGGCGCAGAGGCGGCGGTTGATTGACGCGGCGACTCAAACGCTTACCGAAAGCTATGAAGAAACCGAGGATGTGCGCGAACTCATCGACCGCGCAGAGCAACGGGTCTTTCAAATTGCCGAAGGCGAATTGGGCAAAGGCGTCATGCCCCTTTCATCGGCCATTGAAGAGGCTTATGTAGCGATTGAACGCGCGCACGAACAGCCCGGCGCGCTGACAGGCGTGACCACGGGCTATACGGACCTGGATGAGATCACAGCGGGCTTGCAGTCCTCGGACATGATCATCCTCGCGTCGCGTCCATCGATGGGCAAGACAGCACTCACATTGTGCATGGCGCGCAATGCCGCCGTGAAGGGCAGTACACCCGTGCTGTATTTTTCTCTGGAAATGTCAACAGAGCAACTCGCACAGCGACTTTTGTGTGCAGAAGCACGCGTGAGTTCGCACCGTTTGCGAACGGGCAGGCTATCAGAAGAGGAATGGCAACGATTATCCGAGTGGACGGGAAAGCTCATTGAAGCCCCCATATACATCGATGACACACCTGCTATTTCTGTCATGGAACTGCGAGCCAAAGCGCGCCGTGCAAAATCCGAATACAATATTGAGTTAATCATTGTCGATTATCTACAACTGATGACCTCATCTGAAAATTTTGGCAGCCGCGAACAGGAAATCGCCTATATCTCGCGGTCCCTGAAAGCCCTCGCCAAAGAACTCGATATTCCGATCGTTGCCTGCGCGCAATTGTCGCGGGCTGTGGAAAGTCGCACGGATAAACGACCGCAATTGGCCGATTTGCGCGAGAGCGGCTCGCTGGAACAGGACGCGGATGTGGTGATGTTTCTCTTTCGCCCCGAAGTATATGGCATTGTAGATGAAGAGGGCAATACGCAAGAAGGCAGAGCCGAGATCATATTGGGCAAGCAGCGCAGCGGGCCGATTGGCAGCGTTTTTTTGATCTTTCAGGCAGAATATCTTCGCTTTGAAGAACCCGAAATCTATCGCGAATTTCCCTGA
- the radA gene encoding DNA repair protein RadA has protein sequence MGKMRVRYVCQQCGADSGQWFGRCVSCGEWNTCVEEQASPDVKQNRRADEWIKANPPQPITEVMGGREDRIETAIGEFDRTLGGGIVPGMAALVGGDPGIGKSTLLLQGVAQLAFSGMKTLYVSAEESPRQTRMRAHRIGALSDELYLISESNLDLICGYIEEMQPIAVVVDSVQTIFSPDLQSAPGSVAQVRESSAKLVALGKRTGTSIFLIGHVTKEGTVAGPRVLEHIVDTVLYLEGEQHGAFRILRAAKNRFGSTNEIGIFEMCDRGMVAVDNPSQVFLPEREADREGTAIVCTIEGTRPILVEVQALVSRSNFGYPQRVATGFDARRMAILIAVLEKRSGLQLGTEDIFLNVAGGLRIDEPAVDLGVAMAMASSFRSRQMSRDTVVIGEVGLGGEVRAVGQIERRMTEARKLGFTRCIAAKANLSGARIPDGLSLIGVQDVDAAQDVVFS, from the coding sequence ATGGGCAAAATGCGCGTGCGGTATGTATGTCAGCAATGCGGTGCTGATTCGGGACAGTGGTTTGGTCGGTGTGTATCCTGTGGTGAATGGAACACCTGTGTCGAAGAACAGGCATCGCCCGATGTAAAACAAAACAGACGCGCGGACGAATGGATCAAAGCAAATCCGCCGCAGCCGATTACGGAAGTGATGGGCGGTAGAGAAGACCGCATTGAGACAGCTATCGGCGAATTTGACCGCACATTGGGTGGCGGCATAGTGCCCGGCATGGCTGCGCTTGTCGGGGGCGATCCCGGCATTGGCAAATCCACATTGCTCTTGCAAGGCGTTGCACAACTCGCGTTTTCGGGTATGAAGACGCTGTACGTATCCGCAGAAGAGTCTCCTCGCCAAACGCGAATGCGCGCCCACAGAATCGGCGCGTTATCCGATGAATTGTACTTGATTTCTGAATCCAATCTCGATCTAATTTGCGGCTACATCGAAGAAATGCAGCCCATTGCGGTTGTGGTCGATTCGGTGCAGACCATTTTTAGCCCAGATCTACAAAGCGCGCCGGGAAGTGTGGCACAAGTCAGAGAATCTTCTGCCAAACTGGTGGCACTGGGCAAACGCACGGGCACATCGATTTTTTTAATCGGGCATGTCACCAAAGAAGGCACGGTTGCAGGACCGCGCGTGCTCGAACACATCGTCGATACCGTACTTTACCTGGAGGGCGAACAACACGGTGCATTTCGCATTTTGCGGGCTGCCAAGAACCGGTTTGGCTCGACAAATGAAATTGGCATTTTTGAAATGTGCGATCGGGGGATGGTCGCAGTGGATAATCCCTCACAGGTATTCTTGCCCGAGCGCGAGGCCGACCGAGAAGGCACAGCCATTGTTTGCACAATTGAAGGTACACGTCCCATTTTGGTCGAAGTACAAGCACTGGTCAGTCGCAGTAATTTCGGGTACCCGCAGCGCGTGGCCACGGGATTTGATGCGCGGCGGATGGCGATTTTAATTGCCGTGCTCGAAAAACGGTCAGGCCTGCAATTGGGTACTGAGGATATTTTTTTAAATGTCGCAGGAGGCTTGCGCATTGACGAACCCGCTGTCGATCTGGGTGTAGCTATGGCTATGGCGTCGAGCTTTCGCAGCAGACAGATGTCCCGCGATACGGTTGTAATTGGCGAAGTTGGGTTGGGCGGAGAAGTGCGTGCGGTTGGTCAAATTGAACGCAGAATGACCGAAGCGCGCAAACTGGGCTTCACGCGGTGTATTGCCGCCAAAGCAAATTTGAGTGGGGCGCGCATTCCCGATGGCCTGTCGTTGATTGGCGTTCAGGATGTGGATGCCGCGCAAGATGTGGTGTTTTCATAG
- a CDS encoding RNA 2'-phosphotransferase produces MAPRIVHISKLLSLMLRHRPDEFGLQVDRYGFADLDEVLRAFQDRNSTFTLEDIEKVVYDGEKQRFEIVENRIRARYGHSFSIDLGLDPSEPPEFLYKGVDSADVERLLSEGLVPDDRDYVHLSFDADVAARLSARPGRRGAVIRIAAIRAHQAGVHFYDCGPTILTKHIPGEFLDLERGGVITSHNVSQEENVTYGRRRRFSSRR; encoded by the coding sequence ATGGCACCGAGAATTGTACACATTTCCAAATTGTTATCATTGATGTTGCGACACAGGCCCGATGAGTTTGGACTGCAAGTTGACCGCTATGGTTTTGCCGACCTCGACGAGGTTTTACGTGCATTTCAAGACCGAAATTCGACATTTACTCTTGAAGATATTGAAAAAGTGGTTTATGATGGAGAAAAGCAACGTTTCGAGATTGTGGAAAATCGCATTCGCGCGCGTTATGGGCACAGTTTTTCCATCGACCTGGGTCTCGATCCATCAGAACCACCCGAATTTTTATACAAGGGCGTGGATTCTGCCGATGTTGAGCGATTGTTGTCTGAAGGCCTGGTGCCTGATGATCGCGATTATGTACATTTGTCATTTGATGCCGATGTCGCCGCGCGGTTAAGTGCCAGGCCCGGACGCCGAGGGGCAGTCATACGCATTGCAGCAATACGCGCCCATCAGGCTGGCGTGCATTTCTACGATTGTGGTCCAACCATATTGACCAAACATATTCCCGGGGAATTTTTGGATTTAGAACGGGGAGGGGTCATAACGTCGCACAACGTATCTCAAGAAGAAAATGTGACTTATGGTCGACGGCGGCGCTTCTCGTCCCGGCGGTAG